One window from the genome of Bartonella sp. WD16.2 encodes:
- the hrcA gene encoding heat-inducible transcriptional repressor HrcA — translation MKQASITDELKGLDERSRDIFRHIVEAYLNDGEPVGSRNLSRLLQQTLSPATIRNVMSDLEHLGLIYAPHVSAGRMPTQSGLRFFVDAFMEVSDLPSEERENIEFQVKEAGHTQSVEHFLIQASQILSDLSRGAGLVLAMKYEGTLKHIEFVRLDGEHALAVLVTQQGEVENRIIHLPEGVTHSQLTEATNFLNAHIQGRTLNEAKMEIARLCVETRAALDQLSHHLVETGLALWGGEDSDHKMHLIVRGRSNLLEDVKAEEDLERLRHLFDDLETRESMAQLLDLADAGLGVRIFIGSENKLFSLSGSSLVVAPYCDSQQRVIGALGVIGPTRLNYARIVPMVDYTAQLMSQLLR, via the coding sequence ATAAAACAGGCATCTATTACCGATGAGCTTAAAGGGCTTGATGAACGATCGCGTGATATTTTTCGCCATATTGTTGAAGCCTACCTTAATGATGGTGAACCGGTAGGATCACGTAATCTGTCGCGGCTTTTACAACAAACATTATCACCTGCGACAATTCGTAATGTAATGAGTGATCTTGAACACCTTGGTTTGATTTATGCACCTCATGTGTCTGCAGGGCGAATGCCAACGCAATCAGGTTTACGATTTTTCGTTGATGCGTTTATGGAAGTAAGCGATTTGCCATCTGAAGAACGTGAGAATATTGAATTTCAAGTCAAAGAGGCAGGTCATACACAATCAGTTGAACACTTTTTAATCCAAGCTAGCCAAATTCTTTCAGACCTTTCACGTGGGGCGGGATTGGTTTTAGCAATGAAATATGAAGGTACATTAAAGCATATTGAATTTGTACGTCTTGATGGCGAGCATGCTCTTGCAGTTTTAGTGACGCAACAAGGTGAAGTTGAAAACCGCATTATTCATTTACCAGAAGGTGTTACGCATTCGCAATTGACGGAAGCAACAAATTTTCTTAATGCTCATATTCAAGGGCGTACGCTCAATGAAGCTAAAATGGAAATTGCACGTTTATGTGTGGAAACGCGAGCTGCACTTGATCAATTATCCCATCATCTTGTTGAAACTGGATTAGCTCTTTGGGGGGGAGAAGATTCAGATCATAAGATGCATCTTATTGTCCGTGGGCGAAGCAATTTACTTGAAGATGTAAAAGCAGAAGAAGATTTAGAGCGGTTACGGCATTTATTTGATGATCTTGAAACGCGTGAAAGTATGGCGCAATTACTTGATTTAGCAGATGCAGGTTTGGGGGTTCGTATCTTTATCGGTTCGGAAAATAAGCTATTTTCGCTTTCAGGTTCTTCCTTAGTGGTAGCACCTTATTGCGATTCACAACAAAGGGTAATTGGTGCTTTGGGTGTTATTGGGCCAACACGGCTTAATTATGCAAGAATCGTCCCTATGGTTGATTATACAGCTCAACTTATGTCACAGTTATTGCGTTAG